A region from the Triticum urartu cultivar G1812 chromosome 1, Tu2.1, whole genome shotgun sequence genome encodes:
- the LOC125545691 gene encoding interactor of constitutive active ROPs 2, chloroplastic isoform X1 encodes MQNSKTSRNGSSDAPQRTSPATPRSSRVAKTGGNETDSAGITPTRTPTERSPKVIERRSPRSPVTEKKRPSRLTELESKVNQLQDELKKTKEQLSASEARRRQAQQEADEAKKQGQDASSKLEESQCQLVVLSAAEESRLQELRKIQQERDRTWQAELEALQKQQSVDAAALSSALSEIQRLKLQLEATVQSDTARAKQCEHADSELEGLKQEMELRLATIEALKVNVSESDKAAADANAMATEAKLQLETAKATIDTLLAEGVRLQECLRSKDIELSESKARVASLEEDLKKAQAAGNEILNEAQAGNANGGFGSPLTEVLKKSVHPTSDVNGSCGSPDPEIEHLRMALEVAEMRYQEEQTRMTFETKTVYEMLENVKSECTRQVCDIELKLKSKNDELMSAQAALTAKAQEDLHRSDRLSEMQPELEAKLMKSITDIAELKANMMDKENALQSLAEENETLKSEAGRKEADVQQRYEAAVAELELAKAAEQDVRMRLGYVTEEADKSSRRAARASEQLDAAQAASAEADAELRRLRVQSDQWRKAAEAAAAALAGGGGNNGGRMVERTGSLDTEYNGSIGGKLMGSPFSDDESPKRRNSGVLRRMSGLWKKGPK; translated from the exons ATGCAGAACTCAAAAACCAG TAGGAATGGCTCTTCAGATGCTCCGCAGAGGACGTCTCCAGCAACTCCGCGGTCGTCTCGTGTGGCTAAAACTGGAGGGAATGAAACTGACTCCGCAGGGATCACACCGACAAGAACACCTACAGAGAGGAGCCCAAAGGTCATTGAGCGCCGTTCACCACGGAGCCCAGTTACGGAG AAGAAGCGCCCAAGTAGGCTAACTGAGCTGGAGTCTAAGGTCAACCAGCTCCAAGATGAGCTGAAGAAGACCAAGGAACAGCTGAGCGCATCAGAGGCACGAAGGCGCCAAGCACAGCAGGAGGCCGATGAAGCAAAGAAGCAGGGGCAGGATGCATCGTCGAAGCTGGAGGAGTCGCAGTGCCAGCTTGTCGTGCTCTCAGCAGCAGAGGAATCCCGTCTCCAGGAGCTGCGCAAGATCCAGCAGGAGCGTGACCGCACCTGGCAGGCCGAGCTTGAGGCATTGCAGAAACAGCAGTCGGTGGATGCCGCTGCACTCAGCTCGGCCTTGTCTGAGATCCAGAGGCTGAAGTTGCAGCTGGAGGCGACGGTGCAATCCGATACAGCCCGTGCCAAGCAATGTGAGCATGCGGACTCTGAGCTCGAGGGGCTGAAGCAGGAGATGGAGCTCAGGCTTGCAACGATTGAAGCCCTGAAAGTAAATGTCAGTGAAAGTGACAAGGCTGCAGCTGATGCGAATGCCATGGCAACTGAGGCCAAGCTGCAGCTTGAGACCGCAAAGGCCACCATTGACACACTCCTAGCTGAGGGTGTCCGGTTGCAGGAATGCCTGAGGTCAAAGGACATAGAACTCAGTGAGTCTAAAGCTCGGGTAGCATCGCTTGAGGAAGATCTGAAGAAAGCGCAGGCTGCAGGTAATGAAATTCTGAATGAGGCACAGGCAGGCAATGCCAATGGTGGCTTTGGCAGTCCATTGACTGAAGTTCTGAAAAAGAGCGTGCATCCCACCAGTGACGTCAATGGAAGCTGTGGAAGTCCTGACCCAGAGATTGAGCACTTGCGGATGGCGCTTGAGGTGGCTGAGATGAGGTACCAGGAGGAGCAAACTCGGATGACCTTCGAGACAAAGACCGTCTATGAGATGCTGGAGAATGTGAAGTCCGAGTGCACACGCCAAGTCTGTGATATTGAGCTCAAGCTGAAGAGCAAGAACGACGAGCTCATGTCAGCGCAGGCAGCACTGACAGCCAAGGCGCAGGAGGACCTTCACAGGTCAGACAGGCTGAGTGAAATGCAGCCGGAGCTGGAGGCGAAGCTGATGAAGTCGATCACAGACATCGCGGAGCTCAAGGCGAACATGATGGACAAGGAGAATGCGCTGCAGAGCCTGGCGGAGGAGAACGAGACCCTCAAGTCGGAGGCGGGCAGGAAGGAGGCCGACGTGCAGCAGCGGTACGAAGCGGCGGTGGCGGAGCTGGAGCTGGCCAAGGCGGCGGAGCAGGACGTGCGGATGCGGCTCGGGTACGTGACGGAGGAGGCCGACAAGAGCAGCCGGCGCGCCGCCCGGGCCTCGGAGCAGCTGGACGCCGCGCAGGCGGCGAGCgcggaggccgacgcggagctgcgCCGGTTGCGCGTGCAGTCCGACCAGTGGCGCAAGGCCGCGGAGGCCGCTGCCGCCGCGCTCGCGGGCGGTGGTGGCAACAATGGCGGCCGGATGGTGGAGAGGACCGGGTCGCTGGACACGGAGTACAACGGGTCCATCGGCGGGAAGCTGATGGGGTCGCCGTTCTCGGACGATGAGTCCCCGAAGCGGCGCAACAGCGGCGTGCTGCGGAGGATGAGCGGGCTGTGGAAGAAGGGCCCCAAGTGA
- the LOC125545691 gene encoding interactor of constitutive active ROPs 2, chloroplastic isoform X2, with amino-acid sequence MQNSKTRNGSSDAPQRTSPATPRSSRVAKTGGNETDSAGITPTRTPTERSPKVIERRSPRSPVTEKKRPSRLTELESKVNQLQDELKKTKEQLSASEARRRQAQQEADEAKKQGQDASSKLEESQCQLVVLSAAEESRLQELRKIQQERDRTWQAELEALQKQQSVDAAALSSALSEIQRLKLQLEATVQSDTARAKQCEHADSELEGLKQEMELRLATIEALKVNVSESDKAAADANAMATEAKLQLETAKATIDTLLAEGVRLQECLRSKDIELSESKARVASLEEDLKKAQAAGNEILNEAQAGNANGGFGSPLTEVLKKSVHPTSDVNGSCGSPDPEIEHLRMALEVAEMRYQEEQTRMTFETKTVYEMLENVKSECTRQVCDIELKLKSKNDELMSAQAALTAKAQEDLHRSDRLSEMQPELEAKLMKSITDIAELKANMMDKENALQSLAEENETLKSEAGRKEADVQQRYEAAVAELELAKAAEQDVRMRLGYVTEEADKSSRRAARASEQLDAAQAASAEADAELRRLRVQSDQWRKAAEAAAAALAGGGGNNGGRMVERTGSLDTEYNGSIGGKLMGSPFSDDESPKRRNSGVLRRMSGLWKKGPK; translated from the exons ATGCAGAACTCAAAAACCAG GAATGGCTCTTCAGATGCTCCGCAGAGGACGTCTCCAGCAACTCCGCGGTCGTCTCGTGTGGCTAAAACTGGAGGGAATGAAACTGACTCCGCAGGGATCACACCGACAAGAACACCTACAGAGAGGAGCCCAAAGGTCATTGAGCGCCGTTCACCACGGAGCCCAGTTACGGAG AAGAAGCGCCCAAGTAGGCTAACTGAGCTGGAGTCTAAGGTCAACCAGCTCCAAGATGAGCTGAAGAAGACCAAGGAACAGCTGAGCGCATCAGAGGCACGAAGGCGCCAAGCACAGCAGGAGGCCGATGAAGCAAAGAAGCAGGGGCAGGATGCATCGTCGAAGCTGGAGGAGTCGCAGTGCCAGCTTGTCGTGCTCTCAGCAGCAGAGGAATCCCGTCTCCAGGAGCTGCGCAAGATCCAGCAGGAGCGTGACCGCACCTGGCAGGCCGAGCTTGAGGCATTGCAGAAACAGCAGTCGGTGGATGCCGCTGCACTCAGCTCGGCCTTGTCTGAGATCCAGAGGCTGAAGTTGCAGCTGGAGGCGACGGTGCAATCCGATACAGCCCGTGCCAAGCAATGTGAGCATGCGGACTCTGAGCTCGAGGGGCTGAAGCAGGAGATGGAGCTCAGGCTTGCAACGATTGAAGCCCTGAAAGTAAATGTCAGTGAAAGTGACAAGGCTGCAGCTGATGCGAATGCCATGGCAACTGAGGCCAAGCTGCAGCTTGAGACCGCAAAGGCCACCATTGACACACTCCTAGCTGAGGGTGTCCGGTTGCAGGAATGCCTGAGGTCAAAGGACATAGAACTCAGTGAGTCTAAAGCTCGGGTAGCATCGCTTGAGGAAGATCTGAAGAAAGCGCAGGCTGCAGGTAATGAAATTCTGAATGAGGCACAGGCAGGCAATGCCAATGGTGGCTTTGGCAGTCCATTGACTGAAGTTCTGAAAAAGAGCGTGCATCCCACCAGTGACGTCAATGGAAGCTGTGGAAGTCCTGACCCAGAGATTGAGCACTTGCGGATGGCGCTTGAGGTGGCTGAGATGAGGTACCAGGAGGAGCAAACTCGGATGACCTTCGAGACAAAGACCGTCTATGAGATGCTGGAGAATGTGAAGTCCGAGTGCACACGCCAAGTCTGTGATATTGAGCTCAAGCTGAAGAGCAAGAACGACGAGCTCATGTCAGCGCAGGCAGCACTGACAGCCAAGGCGCAGGAGGACCTTCACAGGTCAGACAGGCTGAGTGAAATGCAGCCGGAGCTGGAGGCGAAGCTGATGAAGTCGATCACAGACATCGCGGAGCTCAAGGCGAACATGATGGACAAGGAGAATGCGCTGCAGAGCCTGGCGGAGGAGAACGAGACCCTCAAGTCGGAGGCGGGCAGGAAGGAGGCCGACGTGCAGCAGCGGTACGAAGCGGCGGTGGCGGAGCTGGAGCTGGCCAAGGCGGCGGAGCAGGACGTGCGGATGCGGCTCGGGTACGTGACGGAGGAGGCCGACAAGAGCAGCCGGCGCGCCGCCCGGGCCTCGGAGCAGCTGGACGCCGCGCAGGCGGCGAGCgcggaggccgacgcggagctgcgCCGGTTGCGCGTGCAGTCCGACCAGTGGCGCAAGGCCGCGGAGGCCGCTGCCGCCGCGCTCGCGGGCGGTGGTGGCAACAATGGCGGCCGGATGGTGGAGAGGACCGGGTCGCTGGACACGGAGTACAACGGGTCCATCGGCGGGAAGCTGATGGGGTCGCCGTTCTCGGACGATGAGTCCCCGAAGCGGCGCAACAGCGGCGTGCTGCGGAGGATGAGCGGGCTGTGGAAGAAGGGCCCCAAGTGA
- the LOC125545710 gene encoding ribosome biogenesis regulatory protein homolog produces MAAEEAAASASAAATTNFEVDLGHLMAYDPSHHLAASAASSRAELREECLRKATELAQAVANALFSLPATEGRDGPVVRLPPPANRLPREKHLPRPKPPTKWEQFAKSKGIIKHKKNKRAWDEQTNSWKRTYGYDRVNDDRDVPIIEAKLTDEPGVDPFAQRREEKKGRVDKQEKNRLGNLKNAAKVGALPSHIQLAATSVPITGTKADLPRKAKKEDLENVAGMASAATASGGKFDKKLPGEKPLKKAGKNRKFLPVVEGKGMGNLEKQQNDKILNSLLAKNFEEPLDVSKAITMYKVKKDNKRRKDKQSSSSGSNKLKPQKKIHKKSSKKSA; encoded by the exons ATGGCGGCGGAAGaagcagccgcctccgcctccgccgccgccaccaccaacTTCGAGGTGGACCTGGGCCACCTCATGGCCTACGACCCCTCGCACCacctcgccgcctccgccgcgtcCTCCAGGGCGGAGCTGCGGGAGGAGTGCCTGCGGAAGGCCACGGAGCTGGCGCAGGCCGTCGCCAACGCCCTCTTCTCGCTGCCGGCCACCGAGGGCCGCGACGGCCCCGTCGTCCGCCTCCCGCCGCCCGCCAACCGCCTGCCCCGCGAGAAGCAT TTGCCGAGGCCGAAGCCCCCTACCAAGTGGGAGCAGTTCGCGAAGTCGAAAG GGATTATCAAGCACAAGAAGAACAAGCGTGCATGGGACGAGCAAACTAATTCCTGGAAGCGGACTTACGGCTATGATCGTGTTAATGATGACAGAGACGTTCCCATCATTGAAGCCAAATTGACAGACG AGCCTGGTGTTGATCCTTTTGCTCAAAGAAGGGAAGAGAAGAAGGGCAGGGtagataaacaagaaaagaacaGACTTGGAAATTTGAAGAATGCTGCAAAAGTTGGTGCTCTGCCAAG TCACATACAGCTTGCTGCCACGTCCGTGCCCATCACAGGGACAAAAGCTGATCTGCCTAGAAAAGCTAAGAAGGAAGATCTCGAGAATGTTGCTGGTATGGCTTCTGCAGCAACTGCCAGCGGTGGAAAGTTTGACAAAAAGTTGCCTGGCGAGAAACCTCTTAAGAAGGCTGGCAAAAATAGAAAG TTCCTCCCTGTTGTAGAAGGGAAAGGAATGGGCAACCTGGAGAAACAGCAGAACGACAAGATCCTGAACAGTCTGCTGGCCAAGAACTTTGAGGAGCCGTTGGATGTCAGCAAG GCAATCACGATGTACAAGGTGAAGAAGGACAACAAGAGGAGGAAAGACAAGCAATCATCATCATCCGGATCGAATAAGTTGAAGCCCCAGAAGAAAATCCACAAGAAATCTTCGAAGAAAAGTGCTTAG